A genomic segment from Flavobacterium litorale encodes:
- a CDS encoding zinc metallopeptidase: MLGYYILLGAIALASYLVSARLKSKFAHYSKVHLRNGMSGAEIAQQMLNDNGIYDVKVISTSGRLTDHYNPTDKTVNLSEAVYNQRNAAAAAVAAHEVGHAVQHANAYTMLKLRSNLVPAVNVASRLSGPLILIGLVLGFGTQFSFGYYIAVAGVILMGIATLFSFITLPVEYDASNKALKWLKTKNMLTQQEYAGAADSLKWAARTYVVAALGALASLLYWAFLVFGGRD, translated from the coding sequence ATGTTAGGATATTATATATTACTGGGCGCAATTGCATTAGCCAGCTATTTGGTAAGTGCCCGCCTAAAATCAAAATTTGCGCATTACTCCAAAGTACACCTTCGTAATGGTATGAGTGGTGCCGAAATTGCGCAGCAAATGTTAAACGATAATGGTATTTACGATGTTAAGGTAATCTCGACGTCAGGTAGGCTTACCGACCATTATAACCCTACCGACAAAACGGTAAATTTAAGCGAAGCTGTTTATAACCAGCGCAACGCAGCCGCGGCAGCCGTAGCAGCGCACGAGGTAGGGCATGCCGTGCAGCATGCCAATGCCTATACCATGTTAAAGCTACGGTCTAATTTAGTACCTGCGGTTAATGTAGCATCACGATTATCGGGTCCATTAATTTTAATTGGTTTAGTGCTTGGTTTCGGTACACAATTTAGTTTTGGGTATTACATTGCTGTGGCAGGGGTTATACTAATGGGTATTGCTACATTATTTAGTTTTATTACCCTACCTGTAGAGTACGATGCGAGTAACAAGGCCTTAAAATGGCTAAAAACTAAAAACATGCTTACACAACAAGAGTATGCAGGTGCAGCCGATTCGCTTAAGTGGGCAGCACGTACTTATGTAGTGGCAGCGCTTGGTGCTTTGGCATCATTGTTATATTGGGCTTTTTTAGTATTTGGCGGTAGAGATTAA
- a CDS encoding saccharopine dehydrogenase family protein, translating into MRHILIIGAGRSATSLIEYLLQKSEAENLHITIADLSVALAEKKTNGHPRATPIAFDIFNEEQRNTHIGNADIIISMLPAHLHYEVAKDCVKHKKNMVTASYISPAMRELDAEVKANDLIFMNEIGLDPGVDHMSAMKILDEIRAKGGKVLLFESFCGGLVAPESDNNLWNYKFTWNPRNVVLAGQGGAAKFIQEGKYKYIPYNKLFRRTEFMEVEGFGRFEGYANRDSLKYRSAYGLDDVLTLYRGTLRRVGYSKAWNMFVQLGMTDDTYIIEDSENMSYREFVNAFLPYHPTDSIELKLRHILKIDQDDIQWEKLLELDIFNDDKTIGIKDATPAKALEKILSEKWTLSPEDKDMIVMYHKFGYELNGKKKQIDASMVCIGEDQTHTAMAKTVGLPVAMAALQILNGNITLKGVQLPIHKQVYEPILKELEEFGVIFHEKEVPYMGYNPDNVAS; encoded by the coding sequence ATGAGGCATATTTTAATTATTGGGGCAGGGCGTTCAGCTACATCGTTGATTGAATACCTGTTGCAAAAATCGGAAGCCGAAAACTTGCACATCACTATTGCCGATCTTTCGGTAGCATTAGCAGAAAAGAAAACTAACGGACACCCAAGAGCTACCCCTATTGCCTTTGATATTTTTAACGAGGAGCAGCGTAACACACATATAGGTAATGCCGATATTATAATATCTATGCTACCCGCGCACCTGCACTATGAGGTGGCTAAGGATTGTGTTAAGCATAAAAAGAATATGGTTACGGCATCGTACATAAGCCCTGCCATGCGGGAACTTGATGCTGAAGTGAAAGCCAACGACCTTATTTTTATGAATGAGATTGGGCTTGACCCTGGCGTAGACCACATGAGTGCTATGAAGATTTTGGATGAAATTAGAGCAAAAGGTGGTAAAGTACTGTTATTCGAATCGTTTTGTGGAGGGCTTGTAGCACCAGAGTCGGATAATAACTTATGGAATTATAAGTTTACTTGGAATCCGCGTAATGTTGTACTAGCCGGGCAAGGTGGCGCTGCAAAGTTTATACAAGAGGGTAAGTACAAATACATACCCTACAATAAACTATTTAGGCGTACAGAATTTATGGAGGTAGAGGGCTTTGGTCGTTTTGAGGGCTATGCCAACCGCGACTCTTTAAAATACCGTAGTGCGTACGGGCTAGATGATGTACTAACCCTTTACAGAGGTACACTGCGTAGAGTGGGATACTCTAAAGCGTGGAATATGTTTGTGCAATTGGGTATGACGGATGACACGTATATTATTGAAGATTCGGAAAACATGAGTTACCGCGAATTTGTAAATGCATTTTTGCCTTATCATCCTACCGATTCGATAGAGCTGAAGTTACGCCACATTTTAAAAATTGACCAAGACGATATACAGTGGGAAAAGCTGCTAGAACTTGATATTTTTAATGATGATAAGACAATAGGTATTAAAGATGCTACTCCTGCAAAAGCGTTGGAAAAAATATTGTCGGAAAAATGGACGCTCAGCCCAGAGGATAAGGATATGATAGTGATGTACCATAAATTTGGGTACGAGCTTAACGGAAAAAAGAAACAAATAGATGCTAGCATGGTGTGCATTGGCGAAGACCAAACCCATACTGCAATGGCAAAAACGGTAGGACTACCCGTAGCCATGGCAGCATTACAAATACTAAATGGTAATATTACGCTAAAAGGGGTACAATTACCTATACACAAACAAGTATACGAGCCTATACTTAAAGAACTCGAAGAATTTGGGGTTATTTTTCACGAAAAAGAAGTTCCTTACATGGGGTATAACCCCGATAATGTAGCGAGCTAA
- a CDS encoding DUF423 domain-containing protein, giving the protein MNRKILVTALVLGIVAIALGAFGAHGLKKRIEPEMLMTFETGVRYQMYHALFLLFVGTTPLASEKAKKITFILTVIGVLFFSVSIYFLACNELFSFDFKKLGIVTPIGGLLLIVAWLVLLLNIMKRKG; this is encoded by the coding sequence ATGAACAGAAAAATTTTAGTTACCGCTTTGGTGTTGGGTATCGTTGCAATAGCACTGGGTGCTTTTGGTGCTCACGGGCTCAAAAAACGTATTGAACCTGAAATGCTTATGACTTTTGAAACGGGTGTACGCTACCAAATGTACCATGCGCTTTTTTTATTGTTTGTTGGTACAACGCCATTAGCTTCGGAAAAAGCAAAAAAAATTACCTTTATATTAACGGTAATTGGAGTGCTGTTTTTTTCGGTTTCCATCTACTTTTTAGCTTGTAATGAGCTGTTTTCTTTCGACTTTAAAAAATTAGGTATTGTTACTCCTATTGGAGGATTGTTATTAATTGTAGCTTGGTTGGTATTACTATTAAACATAATGAAACGAAAGGGATAA
- the pckA gene encoding phosphoenolpyruvate carboxykinase (ATP) has translation MENYGLFTKSISLDSMGIKNADVKYQLTPDQLHDISIEKGYGVESAAGALAINTGEFTGRSPQDRFIVKDSITEDKVWWGNINLPFDSDKFDALYNKVTEYLSGKEVYVRDSYVCADPNYRLNVRVVTEFPWSNLFCHNMFLRPEESELENFAADWHVVCVPSFMANPEEDGTRQHNFAILNFTRKIALIGGTGYTGEMKKGIFSALNFILPVDKNTLPMHCSANVGEDGDTAIFFGLSGTGKTTLSADPDRKLIGDDEHGWTNENTVFNFEGGCYAKVINLTEENEPDIFRAIKRGAILENVIFKEGTNEVDFEDTSITQNTRVSYPIYHIDNIQPGSIGKNPKNIFFLTADAFGVLPPISKLTPGQAAYHFISGYTAKVAGTEAGVNEPQPNFSACFGAPFMPLHPTKYAEMLSAKMKESGVNVWLVNTGWTGGAYGTGSRMKLKYTRAMITAALNGELDNVGFEVHQVFGLAKPQTCPNVPAEILNPRNTWKDKEAYDAKAQELAEAFKKNFAKFEEFANEEILAGAPLA, from the coding sequence ATGGAGAATTACGGTCTTTTCACGAAATCGATTTCGTTAGACAGCATGGGAATTAAGAACGCGGATGTTAAATATCAGTTAACTCCAGACCAGTTACATGATATATCTATCGAAAAAGGATATGGTGTAGAGAGTGCTGCTGGGGCTCTTGCTATTAATACTGGCGAGTTTACTGGGCGTTCGCCTCAGGATAGATTTATAGTTAAAGATAGTATTACCGAAGATAAAGTATGGTGGGGCAACATAAACCTACCTTTTGATAGCGATAAGTTTGATGCACTTTACAATAAGGTAACAGAATATTTATCGGGCAAAGAGGTATATGTGCGTGATAGCTATGTATGTGCAGACCCTAACTACAGGCTTAATGTACGTGTGGTTACCGAATTTCCTTGGTCGAATTTATTTTGCCACAACATGTTCCTGAGACCAGAAGAGTCCGAACTAGAAAACTTTGCTGCCGATTGGCATGTAGTATGTGTACCCAGCTTTATGGCCAACCCAGAGGAGGATGGTACGCGCCAGCACAACTTTGCAATACTAAACTTTACACGTAAAATAGCACTTATAGGTGGTACAGGTTATACCGGTGAAATGAAAAAAGGTATATTCTCTGCCTTAAACTTTATTTTACCAGTAGATAAAAATACCCTGCCAATGCACTGTAGTGCAAATGTGGGTGAAGATGGCGACACAGCAATCTTCTTCGGTTTGTCAGGTACAGGAAAAACAACACTTTCTGCCGACCCAGATCGTAAACTAATTGGTGACGATGAGCACGGTTGGACAAACGAGAATACCGTATTTAACTTTGAGGGTGGTTGCTACGCAAAAGTAATTAACCTTACAGAGGAAAACGAACCTGATATTTTTAGAGCTATTAAGCGCGGTGCAATTCTGGAAAACGTTATTTTTAAAGAAGGTACCAACGAGGTAGATTTTGAAGATACTTCGATAACACAAAACACAAGGGTAAGTTACCCAATATACCATATAGATAATATACAACCAGGCTCTATCGGGAAAAATCCTAAAAATATATTTTTCCTTACAGCAGATGCCTTTGGTGTATTGCCTCCAATATCTAAGCTAACACCAGGTCAGGCAGCCTACCACTTTATATCGGGTTACACCGCTAAAGTTGCAGGTACAGAGGCAGGAGTAAACGAGCCACAACCTAACTTCTCGGCTTGTTTTGGTGCACCGTTTATGCCATTACACCCAACTAAATATGCAGAAATGCTTAGTGCTAAGATGAAAGAATCTGGCGTTAATGTATGGCTTGTAAATACAGGTTGGACAGGCGGTGCTTATGGTACAGGTAGCCGAATGAAACTTAAATACACTAGGGCTATGATTACTGCTGCTCTTAACGGAGAACTTGATAATGTAGGTTTTGAGGTACACCAAGTATTTGGTTTAGCAAAACCACAAACGTGCCCTAACGTACCAGCAGAGATACTTAATCCGCGTAATACGTGGAAAGATAAAGAAGCATACGATGCTAAAGCGCAAGAACTTGCTGAAGCATTTAAGAAGAATTTTGCCAAGTTTGAGGAATTTGCTAACGAAGAAATTTTGGCAGGTGCCCCATTGGCATAA
- a CDS encoding uroporphyrinogen-III synthase: MKVKTILVSQPEPKVENSPYFELQQKLKVKVDFRPFIHVEGVSAKDVRQQKIDLNDYTAIILTSKNAIDHFFRVAEEMRYKVPETMKYFCQSEAVAFYLQKYVVYRKRKIYVGQKGFADMAPLIKKYKDEKFLLPASDQLNDDVPLTLDKLKVNWTQGMFYRTVMSDLSDLKDVYYDILVFFSPTGIKSLFKNFPDFKQNNTRIAVFGSTTQKEALDNNLRIDIMAPAPQTPSMTMALEKYIVEVNKK; encoded by the coding sequence ATGAAAGTGAAAACAATTTTGGTTTCACAACCGGAACCTAAAGTAGAAAATTCACCATACTTCGAATTGCAGCAAAAACTGAAAGTGAAAGTCGATTTTAGACCGTTTATTCATGTTGAGGGTGTAAGCGCGAAAGATGTAAGACAGCAGAAAATTGACCTTAACGATTATACTGCTATTATTCTTACGAGTAAAAATGCTATAGACCATTTTTTCCGTGTAGCAGAGGAGATGCGCTACAAAGTACCAGAAACCATGAAGTATTTCTGCCAGAGCGAAGCGGTAGCGTTTTACCTCCAGAAATATGTAGTGTACCGTAAGAGAAAAATTTATGTGGGGCAAAAAGGTTTTGCCGATATGGCTCCGCTTATTAAAAAATATAAAGACGAGAAGTTTTTACTTCCTGCATCGGACCAATTGAATGATGATGTACCATTAACATTAGATAAATTAAAGGTTAACTGGACACAAGGTATGTTTTACCGCACGGTAATGAGCGACCTATCTGATTTGAAAGATGTATACTATGATATATTGGTGTTTTTTAGCCCTACAGGTATAAAATCGTTGTTTAAAAACTTTCCTGATTTTAAACAGAATAATACGCGTATAGCTGTTTTTGGAAGCACTACACAAAAGGAGGCATTAGATAATAACCTACGCATAGATATTATGGCACCTGCGCCACAAACTCCATCTATGACTATGGCATTAGAGAAATATATAGTAGAGGTTAATAAAAAATAA
- a CDS encoding DUF4271 domain-containing protein, with translation MISLIFNERTLIGKDWATFIFIACFVLIAVTKTTWGTRFSDFMRLAYSDKYMKIYKDSSNVLSGFTVTLFVIQIISLSFIVQFVLSYYELTTKTNWVTFIQLFTFISVFILAKYLIEKIIATSFNIETFSETLNLYKVSYRTYITLLLLPVTIILFYNTDPKPFIVYSIIGLLVIANIISYLVSIRLYQSLILSKLFYFILYLCTLEIAPYYFMYYWFTNSK, from the coding sequence ATGATATCTTTGATTTTTAACGAGCGTACTCTGATTGGTAAGGACTGGGCAACTTTTATTTTTATTGCCTGTTTTGTGCTAATTGCCGTAACTAAAACTACGTGGGGAACTCGTTTTTCTGACTTTATGCGTCTTGCCTATTCCGACAAATATATGAAGATATACAAGGACAGTAGTAATGTATTGAGCGGTTTTACAGTAACGCTATTTGTAATACAAATTATATCGTTGAGTTTTATTGTTCAGTTTGTACTGAGCTATTATGAGCTTACCACAAAAACCAACTGGGTAACGTTTATACAATTATTTACCTTTATTAGTGTTTTTATATTAGCTAAATACCTTATAGAAAAGATAATAGCTACTTCTTTTAATATAGAAACCTTTAGCGAAACCCTAAATTTATACAAAGTTAGCTACCGTACCTATATAACACTATTGCTACTACCTGTTACCATTATTTTATTTTATAATACTGACCCTAAACCTTTTATAGTATATAGTATAATTGGGTTATTGGTTATTGCCAATATAATATCCTACCTTGTTTCGATAAGATTGTATCAAAGTCTGATACTTAGCAAATTGTTCTATTTTATTTTATATCTTTGCACTCTTGAAATAGCACCCTATTATTTCATGTATTATTGGTTTACGAACAGCAAATAA
- a CDS encoding polyprenol monophosphomannose synthase codes for MSDGVVIIPTYNEIENIEAILRAVFALSTHFDVLVVDDNSPDGTANTVKQLQGEFTGRLHLEVRAGKSGLGTAYVHGFKWAIAREYEYIFEMDADFSHNPKDIERLYKACCNGADMAIGSRYSTGVNVVNWPLSRVLLSYYASVYVKIITGMQIHDATAGFICYKRKVLESINLNKIKFVGYAFQIEMKYRAFAKGFVQVEVPIIFTDRTKGESKMSNAIIKEAILGVIALRIKKMLNKL; via the coding sequence ATGAGCGATGGCGTTGTTATAATTCCTACGTATAATGAAATTGAAAATATCGAAGCCATACTAAGAGCAGTATTTGCACTAAGTACACACTTTGATGTATTGGTAGTAGATGATAACTCGCCCGACGGTACAGCAAACACAGTAAAACAACTGCAAGGCGAATTTACAGGGCGGTTACACCTAGAGGTAAGGGCAGGCAAATCGGGCTTAGGTACTGCCTACGTACATGGTTTTAAATGGGCTATAGCTAGGGAGTACGAATATATTTTTGAGATGGATGCCGATTTTTCGCATAATCCTAAAGATATTGAACGATTATACAAAGCCTGCTGCAATGGTGCCGATATGGCAATTGGTTCGCGCTACAGTACAGGTGTAAATGTTGTAAATTGGCCGCTAAGCCGAGTGTTGCTATCCTATTACGCATCGGTTTACGTTAAAATTATAACGGGCATGCAAATACACGATGCTACTGCAGGATTTATTTGTTACAAACGAAAAGTATTAGAGAGTATAAACCTTAACAAAATAAAATTTGTGGGCTACGCTTTCCAGATAGAAATGAAATACCGCGCTTTTGCCAAAGGATTTGTACAGGTAGAAGTACCCATAATATTTACCGACCGCACCAAAGGCGAGTCTAAAATGAGTAATGCCATTATTAAAGAAGCTATATTAGGCGTTATAGCACTACGAATAAAAAAAATGCTAAATAAGCTATAA
- a CDS encoding dihydroorotase: MKRILIKNARIVNEGTIVEGDLLIEDKFIKEIGSSISPKTSDIQIIDAEGNYLIPGAIDDQVHFREPGLTHKGNIETESRAAVAGGITSFIEQPNTVPNAVTQELLEQKYQRAAEVSYANYSFMMGGTNDNLEELMKTNSKNVAGIKLFLGSSTGNMLVDDEAVLEKIFSNTDMLIATHCEDETTVRENLEKYKAQYGDDIPMKYHPLIRSEEACYISSSRAVALAKKTGARLHVFHLSTAKETELFTNKIPLEEKKITAEVCIHHLWFTDEDYDKKGSLIKWNPAVKTAGDREGLWKALLDDRIDVIATDHAPHTLEEKQNPYTNAPSGGPLVQHAVVAMFEAHHQNKISVERIVEKMAHNPAKLFRVEKRGFIREGYYADLVLVNPGLPWNVKKENILYKCGWSPFEGANFKSRITHTFVNGQLVYNNFKVKNIQCGERLLFNR; the protein is encoded by the coding sequence ATGAAGAGGATTTTAATAAAGAATGCCAGAATTGTAAATGAGGGGACAATTGTTGAAGGTGACCTTTTAATTGAAGATAAATTTATAAAAGAAATAGGCTCCAGTATAAGTCCTAAAACATCAGACATACAAATTATTGATGCCGAAGGCAATTACCTTATACCAGGAGCAATAGACGACCAAGTACACTTTAGGGAGCCAGGACTTACCCACAAAGGGAATATAGAAACCGAGTCGCGTGCTGCTGTAGCAGGAGGTATAACCTCGTTTATAGAGCAACCCAACACCGTACCCAACGCGGTAACCCAAGAATTGCTGGAACAAAAATACCAAAGGGCTGCCGAAGTATCGTATGCCAACTACTCCTTTATGATGGGCGGTACAAACGATAACCTAGAGGAGTTAATGAAAACTAACTCTAAAAACGTAGCGGGTATTAAGCTCTTCTTAGGTTCATCTACAGGGAACATGTTGGTGGATGATGAGGCGGTTTTAGAAAAAATATTCTCGAATACGGATATGCTCATCGCAACCCATTGCGAAGATGAAACTACGGTACGCGAAAACCTAGAAAAATACAAAGCACAGTACGGCGATGATATCCCGATGAAATACCACCCACTAATACGTAGTGAGGAGGCATGTTATATATCATCATCAAGAGCTGTGGCATTGGCTAAAAAAACAGGAGCAAGGCTACACGTGTTCCATTTATCTACGGCTAAAGAAACGGAACTGTTTACCAATAAAATTCCGCTAGAAGAAAAGAAAATTACTGCAGAGGTGTGCATACACCATTTATGGTTTACAGATGAGGACTACGACAAAAAAGGCTCATTAATAAAATGGAATCCTGCGGTTAAAACTGCAGGAGACAGAGAAGGGCTTTGGAAAGCATTATTGGATGATAGAATCGACGTTATTGCTACCGACCATGCTCCGCATACTTTAGAGGAAAAGCAAAACCCGTACACCAATGCACCATCAGGAGGACCATTAGTACAACACGCTGTAGTGGCTATGTTTGAGGCGCATCATCAAAATAAAATATCAGTAGAGCGTATTGTAGAAAAAATGGCGCATAACCCTGCCAAATTATTTAGAGTAGAAAAACGTGGTTTTATACGCGAGGGGTACTATGCCGATTTGGTTTTAGTAAACCCAGGTTTACCTTGGAATGTAAAGAAAGAGAACATTTTATATAAATGCGGATGGTCTCCATTTGAGGGGGCTAACTTTAAATCCAGAATAACGCATACGTTTGTAAACGGGCAATTGGTGTACAATAACTTTAAAGTTAAAAACATACAATGCGGCGAGCGTTTGCTTTTTAACAGGTAA
- a CDS encoding DUF4296 domain-containing protein — MKKIALGILLALMVVACNDHSVTPEKPEKLLTEDEMVDILYDITLLQSMRSFKPQTLNDNNITTGNYVYAKYDIDSTTFVQNHNYYATQLDVYDRIHKRVTERIKKEKEPIEEAVLAKAKQDSIDKAKNKITEIDTLKNSIKVEAQDLKN; from the coding sequence ATGAAGAAAATAGCACTTGGTATACTACTAGCACTTATGGTTGTTGCTTGCAACGACCATAGTGTTACTCCAGAAAAACCTGAAAAACTACTCACAGAAGATGAGATGGTTGATATACTGTACGATATTACATTGCTGCAATCCATGCGGTCGTTTAAACCACAAACCTTAAATGATAATAATATTACCACAGGTAACTATGTGTATGCTAAGTATGATATTGATAGTACTACTTTTGTGCAAAACCATAATTATTACGCTACACAACTGGATGTTTACGATCGTATTCATAAACGTGTAACAGAAAGGATAAAAAAGGAAAAAGAGCCTATTGAAGAAGCGGTACTGGCTAAAGCAAAACAGGATTCTATTGATAAAGCTAAAAATAAAATTACCGAGATAGATACGCTTAAAAATAGCATTAAGGTAGAAGCTCAAGATCTCAAAAATTAA
- a CDS encoding NAD-dependent epimerase/dehydratase family protein gives MILVTGGTGLVGAHLLLQLAAGKKAVRALYRSEASKAKTKLLFEHYNKSILFEKIVWAKGDITDIPALEEAFANVTHVYHCAAYISFDPSDEELLRKVNIEGTANIVNCALAFGVRKLCHVSSIAALGDPKENEPTITEKTEWNPEMRHSDYAITKHGAEMEVWRGGQEGLEVVVVNPGLIFGYGFWTQGTGRMFKAVCKGQYFYTKGSCGVVAVEDVVGIMQLLMRADVTGERYTLVAGQLSYREILFAIADGLGKKRPTIYASRALTSVAWRLDWLLAKIAQRKRLMTHAMAKASHNHENYDNSKIIAVLDYKFTEVKQYIKQLASTASSSKHL, from the coding sequence ATGATATTAGTAACGGGCGGAACAGGTTTGGTAGGAGCACACCTATTGCTCCAATTGGCAGCGGGCAAAAAAGCAGTGCGCGCGCTATACCGTAGCGAGGCTAGTAAAGCCAAAACAAAATTACTTTTTGAGCATTATAATAAGAGTATTTTGTTTGAAAAGATAGTATGGGCAAAAGGCGATATTACCGATATACCAGCGTTAGAGGAAGCTTTTGCCAATGTAACACATGTGTACCATTGCGCCGCCTACATCTCGTTTGACCCTAGTGATGAGGAGTTACTCCGAAAGGTAAATATAGAGGGTACTGCTAATATTGTAAATTGTGCGCTGGCTTTTGGGGTACGAAAGCTATGCCACGTTAGCTCGATAGCTGCATTGGGCGACCCCAAAGAGAATGAACCTACTATTACCGAAAAAACCGAATGGAATCCCGAAATGCGCCATAGCGATTATGCCATAACAAAACATGGTGCCGAGATGGAAGTGTGGCGGGGCGGGCAGGAAGGGCTTGAAGTTGTAGTTGTAAACCCTGGGCTTATATTTGGTTATGGTTTTTGGACACAGGGTACAGGCAGGATGTTTAAAGCAGTTTGCAAGGGGCAATACTTTTACACTAAAGGGAGTTGTGGTGTGGTAGCTGTAGAGGATGTTGTTGGGATTATGCAACTACTTATGCGTGCTGATGTTACTGGAGAACGATACACACTTGTAGCAGGACAATTATCGTACAGGGAAATATTATTTGCTATTGCTGATGGTTTGGGTAAAAAACGACCTACAATATATGCATCGCGTGCACTAACATCTGTAGCGTGGCGCTTGGATTGGCTACTTGCCAAAATAGCACAACGCAAACGACTTATGACGCACGCTATGGCAAAAGCATCGCACAATCATGAAAACTATGATAATAGCAAGATTATAGCTGTATTGGATTATAAGTTTACCGAAGTAAAACAGTACATAAAGCAACTAGCAAGCACTGCTTCAAGTTCCAAACATTTATAA
- the tyrS gene encoding tyrosine--tRNA ligase, whose protein sequence is MKNFVEELQWRGMVHDMMPGTEEQLNKEMTTAYIGFDPTSDSLHIGSLVPIIILVHLQKCGHKPIALVGGATGMIGDPSGKSDERNLLNEAALEKNVAGIKSVLSRFLDFDSTDANAPVLVNNYDWMKEFSFIDFARDVGKRITVNYMMAKDSVKKRLTGEAGSGMSFTEFTYQLIQGYDFYHLHKHHNCMLQLGGSDQWGNITTGTELVRRMNEEGANKAYAMTCPLITKADGSKFGKSEGGNVWLDADKTSVYKFYQFWINTTDEDAEKYIKIFTFLPKDVIEQLIAEHKEAPHARILQKKLAEEVTVFVHSEEELNKAIQASNVLFGKSSADDLKALDSTTFLEVFDGVPQAAINMDDIEAGVTIVDAFVAKSDFLKSNGEARRALKENSISVNRAKVKEDYIITNDDLINNQFVLLQKGKKNYYILNVQ, encoded by the coding sequence ATGAAAAATTTTGTAGAAGAATTACAATGGAGGGGCATGGTGCACGATATGATGCCAGGAACAGAAGAGCAATTGAATAAGGAAATGACGACCGCTTATATTGGCTTCGATCCTACTTCTGACTCGTTGCATATTGGTAGTCTTGTGCCCATTATTATATTAGTTCATCTGCAAAAATGCGGCCATAAACCTATTGCACTTGTAGGTGGTGCAACAGGTATGATTGGTGATCCATCGGGTAAATCGGACGAAAGAAATTTGCTAAATGAAGCTGCACTCGAAAAAAATGTTGCAGGGATAAAAAGTGTGCTTTCTCGCTTTTTAGATTTTGACAGTACCGATGCTAATGCTCCTGTTTTGGTTAATAATTACGATTGGATGAAGGAATTCTCGTTTATTGACTTTGCGCGCGATGTAGGTAAGCGTATTACCGTAAACTACATGATGGCGAAAGACTCGGTTAAAAAACGCCTTACAGGCGAAGCAGGTTCTGGTATGTCCTTTACAGAATTTACTTACCAATTAATACAAGGTTACGATTTTTACCATTTGCACAAACACCATAACTGTATGCTGCAGCTTGGTGGTAGTGACCAGTGGGGGAATATTACCACAGGTACGGAGCTGGTACGCCGTATGAACGAAGAAGGTGCTAATAAAGCGTACGCCATGACGTGTCCGTTAATTACAAAAGCTGATGGCTCTAAATTCGGGAAATCAGAAGGTGGTAACGTATGGCTTGATGCCGATAAAACATCAGTATACAAATTTTATCAGTTTTGGATAAATACTACTGATGAAGATGCTGAAAAATACATTAAAATATTCACTTTCTTACCAAAAGATGTAATAGAGCAGTTAATTGCCGAACATAAAGAAGCACCCCATGCTAGAATATTACAAAAGAAATTGGCTGAAGAGGTAACCGTGTTTGTACACTCCGAAGAAGAGCTTAATAAAGCAATACAGGCTTCTAATGTACTATTTGGTAAATCGAGTGCGGACGATTTAAAAGCCTTAGATAGTACTACATTTTTAGAAGTATTTGATGGTGTACCACAAGCAGCAATAAACATGGACGATATAGAGGCGGGTGTAACTATTGTAGATGCCTTTGTTGCTAAATCGGACTTTTTAAAATCGAATGGAGAAGCCAGACGGGCTTTAAAAGAAAACTCCATTTCGGTAAATAGGGCTAAGGTTAAAGAGGATTATATTATTACTAATGATGATTTGATAAATAATCAGTTCGTACTCCTGCAAAAAGGGAAAAAGAATTATTACATACTAAACGTACAATAA